A part of Pirellulales bacterium genomic DNA contains:
- a CDS encoding inorganic phosphate transporter, with protein MGSSFWEVFTQLSLQQQIYFAVALLIAFGFEFINGFHDTANAVTTVIYTRTLRPTPAVIFSGVCNFLGVLLGGTAVAFAIVNLLPVDLLIQSSSVRSIVMVLSLLLAGMIWNLGTWWYGLPVSSSHTLIGSILGVGLANSLITRHNLSGVNWSKATEVGMSLLISPIIGFVAAAGLLLLMKRLFRDPSLYRSPDEGDHPPRWIRYVLLGTCGGVSFAHGSNDGQKGIGLILLALIGFLPAYCSLNMHSAEQAADLRTAAMSMEHIFEKEPGSAAASLMPDLQMICAALDGKVALADVPPADRWMVRQAILRIQQRLGKSTLSPEANKAVRVPFKQLVQTVEYVPFWVILGVALALGVGTTIGYRRIVVTIAEKIGKAPLTYAQGATAEIVAAATIGLADIFHMPVSTTHVLSSGVAGTMCANRSGVQMTTVKRIGLAWVLTLPAAILLSASLFTLGGYLIPGASPALAVALSAIVPGPHG; from the coding sequence GTGGGCTCTTCGTTCTGGGAAGTCTTCACGCAGCTTTCGCTGCAACAGCAAATATACTTCGCGGTTGCGCTGTTGATTGCATTTGGATTCGAGTTCATCAATGGTTTCCATGATACCGCCAACGCCGTCACCACGGTCATCTACACCCGCACTTTACGGCCAACGCCGGCGGTGATTTTTTCAGGCGTGTGTAATTTCCTCGGCGTGCTTTTAGGTGGAACGGCGGTTGCATTTGCCATTGTCAATTTGCTCCCTGTCGATTTGTTGATTCAAAGCTCGTCGGTGCGTTCAATCGTGATGGTGCTTTCGTTATTGTTGGCGGGCATGATCTGGAATTTGGGAACCTGGTGGTATGGCTTGCCGGTATCAAGCTCGCACACGCTGATTGGATCGATCTTAGGCGTTGGTCTGGCAAACAGTTTGATTACCCGCCACAACCTTTCTGGCGTGAACTGGAGTAAGGCGACCGAAGTGGGAATGTCATTACTCATTTCTCCGATTATCGGATTTGTTGCCGCAGCCGGCTTGCTTCTTCTCATGAAGCGGCTGTTCAGGGATCCGAGCCTCTACCGTTCGCCCGACGAAGGCGACCATCCGCCGCGTTGGATTCGGTATGTGCTACTAGGAACCTGCGGCGGCGTGAGCTTTGCGCATGGTTCGAATGATGGGCAAAAGGGCATTGGATTGATTTTGCTAGCACTGATTGGTTTTTTGCCCGCCTATTGTTCACTGAACATGCACAGCGCGGAGCAAGCTGCCGATTTACGAACTGCCGCGATGTCGATGGAACATATTTTCGAAAAGGAACCGGGTAGCGCGGCCGCCTCATTGATGCCGGATTTACAAATGATTTGCGCAGCACTGGACGGTAAAGTTGCTCTCGCGGACGTGCCGCCGGCGGATCGATGGATGGTGCGCCAGGCGATTCTTCGCATTCAACAAAGGCTTGGCAAATCGACCCTTTCGCCCGAGGCAAATAAGGCTGTACGGGTCCCTTTCAAGCAACTTGTGCAGACTGTTGAATATGTGCCTTTTTGGGTAATTCTTGGGGTAGCGTTGGCACTAGGTGTTGGCACAACCATTGGCTACCGACGGATTGTCGTTACCATCGCCGAAAAAATTGGCAAAGCGCCTCTGACCTATGCTCAGGGAGCAACTGCAGAAATTGTCGCCGCAGCCACCATTGGCTTGGCCGACATCTTTCATATGCCAGTTAGCACGACGCACGTACTTTCTTCTGGTGTAGCTGGAACTATGTGCGCCAATCGTTCCGGCGTGCAAATGACCACCGTGAAACGAATTGGCCTTGCCTGGGTGCTTACTCTGCCAGCCGCAATTCTGTTGTCGGCCAGCCTATTTACGCTAGGTGGATATCTAATTCCCGGCGCCAGTCCGGCACTGGCCGTTGCATTATCGGCCATCGTTCCAGGTCCACATGGTTGA
- a CDS encoding glycoside hydrolase family 2 TIM barrel-domain containing protein, whose translation MNSANQDQAAFELNGQRYSLVGVNLHQDSGLPGQLSAPEGWAQTAADIQQQVDLVMELWATFVRTVHYEYSQEFYNDADKAGLILQVDGDLQGTITSTSLTSAFVENYEDQLTENVKQNFNHPSIIAYSMFNEIGNSSAKGTLISNLSSFVHSLDPTRYTTVDSNDGSSTNAIDKAADLLGTHLYNGWYGGVPHQMGRSWIACTMPIRRCPWQLRNTAPAPVPSSTRTTLSFLYRTPAARTCIRKICKTNSRNYPMRSLHRAIICGQLPCGTQG comes from the coding sequence TTGAACTCGGCCAATCAGGACCAAGCCGCTTTCGAACTGAACGGTCAGCGTTACTCGCTCGTGGGAGTGAATCTGCATCAAGACAGTGGCTTGCCCGGTCAACTAAGTGCGCCGGAAGGTTGGGCGCAAACCGCCGCGGATATTCAGCAGCAAGTGGACCTAGTAATGGAACTTTGGGCGACGTTTGTACGCACGGTCCACTACGAATACAGCCAAGAGTTTTACAACGATGCTGACAAGGCGGGTTTGATTTTGCAGGTCGATGGCGACCTGCAAGGGACGATTACCTCCACCTCTTTAACTTCCGCGTTTGTGGAAAACTACGAAGATCAACTGACGGAAAACGTTAAGCAGAATTTCAACCATCCGTCGATTATTGCCTACAGCATGTTCAACGAAATTGGAAATTCCAGCGCCAAGGGCACTTTGATTTCCAATCTGAGCAGCTTTGTTCATAGTTTGGACCCCACCCGATATACGACCGTGGATAGCAATGATGGATCGAGCACTAACGCCATCGACAAAGCGGCCGATTTGTTGGGTACCCACCTTTACAATGGCTGGTACGGTGGTGTCCCACATCAGATGGGTCGCAGTTGGATAGCATGCACAATGCCAATCCGACGCTGCCCTTGGCAATTACGGAATACGGCGCCGGCGCCAGTCCCTTCCAGTACACGAACAACGTTGTCTTTCCTATACCGAACGCCAGCGGCACGCACCTGTATCCGGAAGATCTGCAAAACGAATTCGAGGAACTATCCTATGCGCAGTTTGCATCGCGCAATTATTTGTGGGCAATTGCCCTGTGGAACGCAAGGTTAG
- a CDS encoding DUF4145 domain-containing protein, producing MSASESKPLVKAATEPTTDAEARLKRLSKEFDDIKKSLAQLKQISRPDPAMALVRARKILEYVASDLFRRHIPEPRGTRPLENVIDRLMKDGVIDLHIKAYMDQVRGLGNAAVHGETSREFSEADVIRALDALLAVLDWYFKKEQIGDLAHLDSEVSASESSIMQYRTQVYHARQVRDKTRRRRHVGGIISVTVLAIVLFALDAWAGIGPPWPPALQAFILSLLTMLGGWFAIDRGVQSDLVPRRIPRWLIICLTASLIMYAIMMALFTIPAPSWPNLESRGLWLQEPIAKHLDNSPGVTIEDLLAGAEYNPNAIWVPWTVGLVRGILLLLWLLLATGFAALVDCFWWQFQENRYDSSLPA from the coding sequence ATGTCAGCGTCTGAATCCAAACCATTAGTGAAAGCCGCTACCGAGCCAACTACTGATGCCGAAGCGCGCTTGAAGCGTTTATCGAAAGAGTTTGATGACATCAAAAAGTCCTTGGCGCAATTGAAGCAGATCTCGCGGCCGGATCCAGCGATGGCGCTGGTTCGCGCTCGAAAGATCCTGGAATATGTGGCCAGCGATTTGTTCCGCCGCCATATTCCAGAGCCACGCGGTACCCGGCCATTGGAAAATGTGATCGATCGATTGATGAAAGATGGCGTGATTGATCTGCACATCAAAGCCTACATGGATCAGGTTCGCGGATTGGGAAATGCCGCCGTTCATGGCGAAACTTCGCGGGAGTTTTCCGAGGCCGACGTGATCCGAGCGCTTGATGCATTGTTGGCAGTTTTAGATTGGTACTTCAAGAAGGAGCAAATCGGCGATTTGGCTCACCTCGACAGTGAGGTTAGCGCGAGCGAGTCGTCGATTATGCAGTATCGCACTCAGGTATACCATGCACGACAAGTTAGAGACAAAACCAGGCGCCGGCGCCATGTGGGCGGAATAATAAGCGTCACGGTGCTGGCCATTGTGCTATTTGCGCTGGATGCCTGGGCCGGTATCGGTCCACCTTGGCCCCCGGCGCTACAAGCTTTTATTCTTTCGTTATTAACCATGCTAGGCGGTTGGTTTGCTATTGATCGAGGCGTGCAGTCCGATTTAGTTCCGCGGCGAATCCCGCGATGGCTAATCATTTGCCTGACGGCTAGTTTGATTATGTATGCCATCATGATGGCTCTATTCACGATTCCCGCACCAAGTTGGCCAAATTTGGAATCGCGTGGATTGTGGCTTCAAGAGCCGATCGCCAAGCACTTAGACAATTCGCCGGGAGTTACGATCGAGGATCTTCTCGCTGGGGCTGAATATAACCCCAATGCGATTTGGGTCCCATGGACGGTTGGGTTGGTCCGTGGCATTCTGTTATTGTTATGGCTCTTGTTGGCGACAGGCTTCGCGGCACTGGTCGATTGTTTTTGGTGGCAGTTTCAGGAGAATCGATATGACTCATCTTTGCCGGCCTAG